One Dethiobacter alkaliphilus AHT 1 genomic window carries:
- a CDS encoding ABC transporter ATP-binding protein produces MIKVSELQFSYTKQQPFIRDMSFEVGRGEIFGFLGPSGAGKSTLQKILTGILRDYRGSVKVLNTEVKNRSNRFYEELGVDFEFPNLYAKFSGLQNLQYFASLYQRDSHNPQELLQRVGLSEHADKKVAGYSKGMKMRLAFIRAIMHKPSILFLDEPTSGLDPAHARNIKDMILEQKQEGRTIIFTTHNMHDAQELCDRVAFIVDGQIRALDTPQALRTRKSGVEVNYTYREDGQEKAAGTLLSSLHQDPEFRRRLDAGVLTGIHSKEPTLEDVFIELTGRCLQ; encoded by the coding sequence ATGATTAAGGTCAGCGAGTTGCAATTTTCCTATACAAAGCAACAGCCATTTATCAGGGATATGTCTTTTGAAGTTGGCAGGGGAGAAATATTTGGTTTTCTGGGGCCTTCGGGAGCGGGAAAAAGCACGCTGCAGAAAATCCTTACCGGTATTTTGCGGGATTATCGGGGTAGTGTGAAGGTACTGAACACGGAAGTCAAAAACCGGTCGAATCGTTTCTATGAGGAGCTGGGGGTGGATTTTGAATTCCCCAATTTGTACGCTAAATTTAGCGGTCTGCAAAATCTGCAGTATTTTGCTTCTCTTTATCAGCGAGACTCCCATAACCCGCAGGAGCTTTTACAGCGGGTGGGCTTAAGTGAACATGCAGATAAAAAAGTTGCCGGCTACTCTAAGGGGATGAAGATGCGTCTGGCCTTTATCCGGGCCATTATGCATAAGCCGTCCATACTGTTTCTCGATGAGCCCACCAGCGGGCTTGATCCTGCTCATGCCCGCAATATTAAAGATATGATTCTGGAGCAAAAGCAAGAGGGAAGAACGATTATTTTCACCACCCATAACATGCATGATGCCCAGGAACTGTGTGACCGGGTGGCTTTCATTGTGGATGGCCAAATCAGGGCGCTGGATACACCCCAAGCCCTGCGCACCAGAAAAAGCGGTGTGGAAGTAAATTATACTTACCGCGAAGATGGGCAGGAGAAAGCAGCCGGCACTCTGTTGTCTTCACTGCATCAGGACCCTGAATTCAGACGCCGCCTGGATGCAGGGGTTCTTACCGGAATACATTCCAAGGAGCCAACTCTGGAAGATGTGTTCATCGAACTGACGGGCAGGTGCCTGCAATGA
- a CDS encoding TetR/AcrR family transcriptional regulator: MPKAFSDAEREQIYKRLIEAGKECWEKYGIKRTNVDDLASLAGISKGTFYLFFKSKELFFMEVMQQGHDEIKSRLMEVIMTQQGQPRERFVGAIMAMYEEIRQNKWLLSLMNDKSEFEYLLRKLPTEQIEQHIMGDDDDTKQLLALFGVDSKVRPEVVSAALRGMFLMLLQQKEVGAELMDDAFQLLLEGMALRIFEEEQK, translated from the coding sequence GTGCCGAAAGCATTCAGCGATGCGGAAAGGGAGCAAATCTATAAACGCTTAATTGAGGCTGGTAAAGAGTGCTGGGAGAAATATGGCATCAAGCGCACAAATGTGGATGACCTGGCCTCGCTGGCGGGAATCTCCAAAGGTACTTTTTATTTGTTTTTTAAGAGTAAGGAACTGTTTTTTATGGAGGTTATGCAGCAGGGCCATGATGAAATAAAGAGCCGGTTGATGGAAGTTATCATGACGCAGCAGGGACAGCCCAGAGAGAGATTTGTGGGGGCAATAATGGCTATGTATGAAGAGATCAGGCAAAATAAATGGCTGCTTAGCCTGATGAACGATAAAAGTGAATTTGAATATCTGCTTCGCAAGCTTCCCACCGAACAGATTGAGCAGCATATTATGGGTGATGACGATGATACAAAGCAACTACTGGCGCTGTTTGGCGTTGACAGCAAAGTTAGGCCTGAAGTGGTCTCCGCCGCTTTGCGCGGCATGTTTTTAATGCTGCTGCAGCAAAAAGAAGTTGGCGCAGAGCTGATGGACGACGCCTTCCAATTGCTGTTGGAGGGGATGGCGCTAAGGATATTTGAGGAGGAGCAGAAATGA